Genomic DNA from Methylocystis sp. MJC1:
CCGATCTGAAAGCGGCTAAGCTCTACGATATTAAGCCGCTCATCAACCGCCCAATCAGCTGGGCCATGAGAGACCCCGAGGAGAGGATCGCCCATTTCAGCAATCTCGATGCAGCGCGCTACGCCGTAAAGGAAGGAGCCTTGAATCTCCTTGATCAAGGCCGACATGGCGATGTTGGCCGTCTTATCCTTGAAGGCATGAAACGCGCTAATGGGCTTACCCTTCCGTGATTAGCTTGCAGCTGCAAAAATGGGCGGCTCTAAAAGACTGAATTAACGCCACCCTCCTCTGTTAGAGTGAGCTACGGCCATATGCGCCCTTTCCTTTTATCAGACAGACGCCGAAGAGGTCCGGTCAGGCATCGAGCCGATAGAAGCGGGCCGTATTGCACGCCGATCGGTTCGGCGAAATGAGAATGAGTTCGCCACTGGCAGAGACGATCAGCGCGATCCTCCCAACCATTTTTTGATCAGAGCTTTAGCCATATCCCAGCCCTCTAGCACACGCTGAACGATTGCATGAAGTGGGCCAACGCGAACTTTCCCAAGCTCGATTGCGTCGTGGAGGTCTTGCGCCTTCACCGCCGCGATCATTTCAGGCGACATCGCGCCCGCCCATTGGACGTGACTTCCAGTTATCCAATAGTGTGATTTGCAGGGGAAGCTCCAATTGCCGATAGACGGAGCTAGCGACACAGCCCCGGCACGATCGGTG
This window encodes:
- a CDS encoding DUF6527 family protein, with product MNKILELQPEFVEFIPECLEPGVLYISRRYSTASHQCCCGCGMEVVTPLNPAKWHLTDRAGAVSLAPSIGNWSFPCKSHYWITGSHVQWAGAMSPEMIAAVKAQDLHDAIELGKVRVGPLHAIVQRVLEGWDMAKALIKKWLGGSR